Genomic segment of Pochonia chlamydosporia 170 chromosome 1, whole genome shotgun sequence:
ACTTCAACTTCACGGACTTCAACAACGCCTATGGTGCTGCCCCACCTATGAACGCCTTCCCAGATGCTGCGCAGGGATACCAGCCCCTCCAGCCTAATCACCAGGTTCAGATTCCccatcaacagcctcaatTCCGTCAAGGCAATGCCCGGGCTGGTGATAAGCGAAAGCCAGAGGCCATGGTTGCCGCCCCTACCCCAGTCCCCCAGCAGATGGACTTTGAAGGTGCTTCTCGAGTAGCTGCAGAGGAGGACAAGCGGCGGCGAAACACTGCCGCTAGCGCCCGCTTCCgtatcaagaagaagcagcgaGAGCAGGCTCTGGAGAAGTCCGCAAAGGAAATGACGGAAAAGGTCACATCGCTTGAGAACAAGGTTGCCCAGTTGGAAACCGAGAACAAGTGGCTGAAGAACCTGCTTGTCGAGAAGAACGAAGGCAGCGACGACATCACTGCTCTGTGGAAAGAGTTCACCAAGCATGCCAGCGAAAAGTCCAAGACCGCCGAGTCATCTACCACAGAAGCTATCAAGGAGGAGCGGTGACGTAGAAACCGGATCTTTCCTTAGCTGTCGAGGTGGATGATAATATGATGACATGTATGGGTGCGCGCAAACGATCGCGCCGGTGAGGCGTTCTTCAATGGTTTTGTGGCGTTAGTTGCTTTTGTAAAAGAACCTGGGTGGCCGGTTTGCTACGATTTAGGACAATGGGGAAGCGTGTCTGGTGTATGGGGATGATCTATCTATATATGACGATGCATATAGAAGTGGGCGGCTAGATATCAATTGAATACGTTAAAGTTTGATACCTATGAGGTGTTCGTATGTTTTGCAATTGGCGTGTTGGGCTGTGGAAACAATTTTGATAAACGTGCTTAGCATGCATTACATTACCGTATAGTGTCAACTTGGGGATCTGTAATGCTTATATTCCCGGCCATGCCCATAACTGCCGTGCTCTACCTCTACGATAAATCTATATGCAAACCGCTGAACCCGTATTGAACAACAAACCCAACCATACACAGCATAACCTGTCGCCTCACTcattctccttggccttcttcaccgCCTCCAACCGCTGCTTATTCCGCCTCCCCAAAATCCTCAACGTATTCTCCTTCTCAATGTCCGCCATCTGAGACCAATTCGTGATGCGGGACATAGTTCCATC
This window contains:
- a CDS encoding Regulatory protein cys-3 (similar to Metarhizium acridum CQMa 102 XP_007811950.1) — encoded protein: MSTYNGRHGPNVSQYLRDLNTISPQDTTGPTEDAFNMEDDLALFTNTQFFDFDSGQNTDFQAQPVKVDVDNATRHSSTASGDVTPAQTTIGDMPNLDFMSGDFNFTDFNNAYGAAPPMNAFPDAAQGYQPLQPNHQVQIPHQQPQFRQGNARAGDKRKPEAMVAAPTPVPQQMDFEGASRVAAEEDKRRRNTAASARFRIKKKQREQALEKSAKEMTEKVTSLENKVAQLETENKWLKNLLVEKNEGSDDITALWKEFTKHASEKSKTAESSTTEAIKEER